A genomic window from Candidatus Liberibacter americanus str. Sao Paulo includes:
- the trxA gene encoding thioredoxin, with amino-acid sequence MGALSVNSDNFDCEVLKCSKPVIVDFWASWCGPCMRLSPIIDEIADELSDKVKIVKVNTEENPSINTQYNVLSIPTLILFKNGKMIDSMIGVSSKKNISDWILSII; translated from the coding sequence GTGGGTGCATTATCAGTAAATTCGGACAACTTCGATTGTGAAGTTTTGAAATGTTCAAAGCCAGTAATTGTAGATTTTTGGGCTAGTTGGTGTGGACCTTGTATGAGGTTATCTCCTATTATTGATGAGATTGCAGATGAACTATCTGATAAAGTTAAAATAGTAAAAGTCAATACAGAAGAAAATCCATCTATAAATACGCAATATAATGTATTATCTATTCCAACTCTTATTTTATTTAAAAATGGTAAGATGATAGATAGTATGATTGGCGTATCTTCTAAAAAAAATATTTCTGACTGGATATTATCTATTATTTAG
- a CDS encoding bifunctional folylpolyglutamate synthase/dihydrofolate synthase, whose protein sequence is MFSLQRIRRLLDDLGRPQDNLPPIIHIGGTNGKGSVAAFTQRLLETSGLSVHVHTSPHLIKWNERFRLGSKGDRGKLVADELLVDVFSRVIQKNKDHSITTFELSVAAAIVLFSEHPADVAIIEVGLGGRLDATNIIEKPAVSVISSISLDHERYLGDNVRMIAEEKAEIMKSGSPVLIGHQLYDEVRDILVSKAKEKGCPYRVYGDHFSVFEKDDHLVYQEQFSQINIPKPSLLGMHQYINAAVAIATVNIAGFKLQKDCIKKALQSTEWFGRFQKLQSGPLLMQLPNNSEVWLDGGHNPDAGLVIAKVISKIKGIHEKSLYILVGMRCDKDHAGYLRAFEELSPIVLTVPIMCKEDGSQPTSADPHMLMQEAKKLGLKSFACSSIMDAFIIIKRENTANSSPIIFILGSFYLIGEVLSKNEFEIN, encoded by the coding sequence ATGTTTTCACTGCAAAGGATTAGGCGTCTTTTAGATGATTTAGGAAGGCCGCAAGATAACTTGCCTCCTATAATTCACATAGGAGGTACAAATGGCAAGGGATCGGTTGCAGCTTTCACTCAGAGATTGCTTGAAACATCAGGTTTATCAGTACATGTGCATACTTCTCCTCATCTTATTAAATGGAATGAGCGTTTTCGTTTGGGTTCTAAAGGCGATAGAGGGAAATTAGTAGCTGATGAATTATTAGTTGATGTATTTTCTAGGGTTATACAAAAAAATAAAGATCATAGTATAACTACTTTTGAACTATCAGTTGCAGCTGCTATTGTTTTATTCTCAGAACATCCTGCAGATGTAGCCATAATTGAAGTTGGTTTAGGTGGAAGGCTTGATGCTACCAATATAATTGAAAAACCTGCTGTTTCTGTTATTTCATCCATTTCTTTAGATCATGAACGATATTTAGGAGATAACGTTCGTATGATCGCAGAAGAAAAAGCAGAAATTATGAAAAGTGGTTCTCCTGTATTGATAGGTCATCAGTTATACGATGAAGTTCGAGATATTCTTGTTTCAAAAGCAAAAGAAAAGGGATGCCCATATCGTGTCTATGGTGATCATTTTTCTGTTTTTGAAAAAGACGATCATTTAGTTTATCAAGAACAATTTTCTCAAATAAATATACCGAAACCAAGTCTTTTAGGAATGCATCAATATATTAATGCAGCAGTTGCTATTGCTACAGTTAATATTGCTGGATTTAAATTACAAAAAGATTGTATTAAAAAAGCATTACAATCAACAGAGTGGTTTGGACGTTTTCAAAAATTACAATCAGGGCCATTACTTATGCAATTGCCTAATAATTCTGAAGTTTGGTTAGATGGTGGTCATAATCCAGATGCTGGGTTAGTAATCGCTAAAGTGATATCTAAAATCAAGGGAATTCATGAGAAATCACTTTATATTTTAGTTGGAATGAGATGTGATAAAGATCATGCTGGATATCTACGAGCATTTGAAGAGTTATCACCAATTGTTCTTACAGTGCCAATCATGTGCAAAGAAGACGGCAGCCAGCCAACCAGTGCTGATCCACATATGTTAATGCAAGAAGCTAAAAAATTAGGTCTTAAATCTTTCGCTTGCTCATCTATTATGGATGCATTTATTATAATAAAACGAGAAAATACAGCAAATTCTTCTCCAATTATATTTATACTAGGTTCTTTTTATCTAATTGGAGAAGTTCTAAGTAAAAATGAATTTGAAATCAATTAA
- the accD gene encoding acetyl-CoA carboxylase, carboxyltransferase subunit beta has protein sequence MNWITNFVRPRISSVFSRRKIPDNLWVKCPETGEMVYYKDLEENQWVISPSNFHMKISAKDRLKFLFDDGNYRLLEQPQVLQDPLEFRDSKKYIDRLKENRSKTGLIDSVISAIGNVHGVKLVAVVHDFSFIGGSLGLAAGEAIVSSFERAVSEKCPLVMFPASGGARMQEGIFSLMQLPRTTIAVNMLKDASLPYIVVLTNPTTGGVTASYAMLGDIHLAEPGAEIGFAGRRVIEQTVREKLPPNFQRSEYLVEHGMIDMIVHRHDIPEVLSSLCKILTKST, from the coding sequence TTGAACTGGATTACAAATTTTGTTCGTCCTCGTATAAGTTCTGTGTTTAGTCGCAGGAAAATTCCAGATAATCTTTGGGTTAAATGTCCAGAAACAGGTGAAATGGTTTACTACAAGGATCTGGAAGAAAACCAATGGGTTATATCTCCTTCTAATTTTCACATGAAGATATCGGCAAAGGATAGACTTAAATTCTTATTTGATGATGGAAATTATCGTTTATTAGAGCAACCTCAGGTATTGCAAGATCCATTGGAATTTCGTGATAGTAAAAAATATATAGATCGATTAAAAGAAAATCGATCTAAGACAGGTTTAATTGATTCAGTTATATCGGCTATTGGTAATGTTCATGGTGTTAAATTAGTTGCTGTTGTTCATGATTTTAGCTTTATAGGAGGATCCTTAGGTCTTGCAGCAGGTGAAGCAATTGTAAGTTCCTTTGAAAGAGCTGTTTCTGAAAAATGTCCTTTGGTGATGTTCCCTGCATCTGGTGGAGCGCGTATGCAAGAAGGTATTTTTTCACTTATGCAGTTACCTCGTACCACGATAGCAGTTAATATGCTAAAAGATGCTTCTCTGCCTTACATTGTTGTATTGACAAATCCTACTACAGGTGGTGTAACAGCTTCTTATGCTATGCTTGGGGATATTCATTTAGCTGAACCAGGTGCTGAAATAGGTTTTGCTGGAAGAAGAGTAATTGAGCAGACGGTAAGGGAAAAATTACCCCCTAATTTTCAGAGATCTGAGTATTTAGTAGAACATGGTATGATAGATATGATAGTTCATAGACATGATATTCCGGAAGTTTTATCATCTTTGTGTAAAATTTTAACAAAAAGTACATGA
- the gyrB gene encoding DNA topoisomerase (ATP-hydrolyzing) subunit B, producing MSNNITNSNYGADSIQILKGLDAVKKRPGMYIGNTDDGSGLHHMVYEVVDNSIDEVLEGYADVITVTINIDGSCTVTDNGRGIPTDLHKDEGVSAAEVIMTRLHAGGKFDQNSYKISGGLHGVGVSVVNALSSWLKLKIKREGRIYEMEFIDGVVSKQLTIVGDAGDETGTEVTFLPNNEIFSVNEFDYDIVQHRLRELSFLNSGVKIFLKDKRCSDPREIEMFYEGGVEAFVSYLDRHKKPLMQDSIRISGSKDKINLDLAMRWNDGYHENVLCFTNNIPQKDGGTHLIGLRSSLTRQLTSYVEKSVVSKKDKRSIIGDDCREGFTAVLSIQIPDPRFSSQTKEKLVSSEVRSVVEGFVNDGLSAWLEEHPTEAKIIVKKILEASMVRYAARRARDLTRRKGVLDIASLPGKLADCSERDPKKSELFLVEGDSAGGSAKQGRSRENQAILPLRGKILNVERARFDKMLSSQEIGTLITALGTGIGQDGFDISKLRYHKIIIMTDADVDGAHIRTLLLTFFFRQMPALIQNGFLYIIRPPLYGITRGKSLQYVKDENSLEDYLINHVLSEKTELYFENGQSKTGNDLRNFINNALKIDLLIKNFYPNFDRIFIEQAVIAGVFNSDDNQQIDENTAFKLANRLNVIAAENEKNWSGTIDSENIIVKRIVRGVQERLVLNISSIHAFSFRYKRIFSKDFEDSYSIPPFLIFNEDKIKIIGPCSLLDTIFTIGRKGISMQRYKGLGEMNADQLWDTTLNPEARSLLRVKITDASQADDLFSRLMGDEVEPRREFIQENSLSVTLNV from the coding sequence ATGAGTAATAATATTACAAATTCCAATTATGGCGCGGATTCAATACAGATTTTAAAAGGTCTAGATGCAGTTAAAAAAAGACCTGGTATGTATATAGGTAATACAGATGATGGATCTGGATTGCATCATATGGTTTATGAGGTAGTAGACAACTCTATAGATGAAGTTTTAGAGGGATATGCAGATGTAATTACTGTTACAATCAATATTGATGGTTCTTGTACAGTAACTGATAATGGTCGTGGAATTCCAACAGATCTTCATAAGGATGAAGGTGTTTCTGCCGCAGAGGTTATTATGACTAGATTGCATGCTGGTGGAAAATTTGATCAAAATTCATATAAAATATCAGGAGGATTACATGGGGTTGGCGTCTCTGTAGTCAATGCACTTTCTTCATGGTTAAAATTGAAAATTAAGCGTGAAGGTAGAATCTATGAAATGGAATTTATTGATGGAGTAGTTAGCAAGCAGTTAACAATTGTTGGTGATGCTGGTGATGAAACTGGTACAGAAGTTACTTTCCTTCCTAATAATGAAATTTTTTCTGTTAATGAATTTGATTATGATATAGTTCAGCATAGATTAAGGGAATTATCTTTTTTAAATTCTGGTGTTAAAATTTTTTTGAAAGATAAACGTTGTTCTGATCCTCGTGAAATTGAGATGTTTTATGAAGGAGGTGTAGAGGCTTTTGTTTCTTACCTTGATAGACATAAAAAGCCATTAATGCAGGATTCTATTAGAATTAGTGGATCAAAAGATAAAATCAATCTTGATTTAGCAATGAGATGGAATGATGGTTATCATGAAAATGTTTTATGTTTTACAAATAATATTCCCCAAAAAGATGGTGGAACTCATTTAATAGGCTTACGTTCTTCACTAACACGTCAGCTTACTTCATATGTGGAAAAAAGTGTTGTATCCAAAAAAGATAAAAGATCTATTATAGGAGATGATTGTAGAGAAGGTTTCACTGCTGTTCTTTCTATACAGATTCCTGATCCAAGATTTTCTTCTCAAACTAAGGAAAAGCTGGTTTCATCAGAAGTACGTTCCGTTGTTGAAGGCTTTGTAAATGATGGACTTTCTGCTTGGTTGGAGGAACATCCAACTGAAGCAAAAATTATAGTCAAGAAAATTTTAGAAGCTTCTATGGTGAGATATGCAGCACGACGTGCGCGAGATTTAACACGTCGTAAAGGTGTTCTTGATATAGCATCTCTTCCTGGAAAATTAGCTGATTGTTCAGAAAGAGATCCTAAAAAATCAGAACTTTTTTTAGTTGAGGGTGATTCTGCTGGCGGTTCTGCTAAGCAAGGTCGTTCTCGTGAAAATCAAGCTATTTTACCATTAAGAGGAAAAATTTTGAATGTAGAGCGTGCTCGCTTCGATAAGATGTTGTCTAGTCAAGAAATAGGTACTTTGATTACAGCTCTTGGTACTGGTATAGGACAGGACGGATTTGATATAAGCAAATTGCGATATCATAAAATTATTATTATGACAGATGCTGATGTTGATGGAGCACACATTCGTACTTTACTTCTAACATTTTTCTTTAGGCAAATGCCTGCTTTAATTCAAAACGGTTTTTTATATATTATCAGACCTCCGTTATATGGAATAACTCGGGGAAAATCTTTGCAGTATGTTAAGGATGAAAACTCTCTTGAAGATTATTTAATTAATCATGTTCTCTCGGAAAAAACAGAGCTTTATTTCGAAAATGGTCAAAGTAAAACTGGGAACGATTTGCGAAATTTTATTAATAATGCTTTAAAAATAGATCTATTGATTAAAAACTTCTATCCAAATTTTGATAGAATATTTATTGAACAAGCAGTTATAGCTGGAGTTTTTAATTCTGATGATAATCAGCAAATTGATGAAAATACTGCTTTTAAATTAGCTAATCGTCTTAATGTTATAGCAGCAGAAAATGAAAAGAATTGGTCTGGCACTATAGATAGTGAAAATATAATTGTTAAACGTATTGTAAGAGGAGTTCAAGAACGTTTAGTTCTTAATATATCCTCAATTCATGCTTTCAGTTTTCGTTATAAAAGGATTTTTTCAAAAGATTTTGAAGATAGTTATTCTATCCCTCCGTTTTTGATTTTTAATGAAGATAAGATAAAGATAATAGGTCCTTGTTCTTTATTAGATACAATATTTACTATAGGGCGAAAGGGAATATCTATGCAGCGTTATAAAGGATTAGGTGAAATGAATGCTGATCAGCTTTGGGATACTACACTTAATCCGGAAGCTCGTTCTTTATTGCGTGTAAAAATTACGGACGCTTCTCAAGCTGATGATTTATTTTCTAGATTAATGGGTGATGAAGTAGAACCACGTCGTGAGTTTATACAAGAGAACTCACTATCTGTTACGCTCAATGTGTAA
- a CDS encoding Tim44/TimA family putative adaptor protein, with product MTFLFLFIAIFVFLQLRSVLGKRTGHEKPFFGFSFTRKKFSSFPSKDNKWKIVSLEKEKNKTNVDDIDLVFPFGTKLNQSLRDIVAVCHNFNLKDFLTLAQDYYELIVVSFFDGNISNIEKLVDKKVYEDFSNSISKRKTDDNLVKSSLIGIDELKIISARIEDKNIYITTRIVGQFISCSYDKEGTLLPDKPEVFGKVVDVWTFMNVISADNSNWKLISTE from the coding sequence TTGACATTTTTATTTCTATTTATAGCAATTTTTGTTTTTTTACAACTGCGCAGTGTTTTAGGGAAAAGGACTGGTCATGAAAAACCTTTCTTTGGTTTTTCTTTTACAAGAAAGAAGTTTTCTTCTTTTCCTTCAAAAGATAATAAGTGGAAGATTGTATCATTAGAAAAAGAAAAAAATAAAACTAATGTTGATGATATTGATTTAGTTTTTCCATTTGGAACTAAATTGAATCAATCTCTTCGTGATATAGTTGCTGTTTGTCATAATTTTAATCTCAAGGATTTTTTGACATTGGCTCAAGATTATTATGAATTGATTGTTGTTTCTTTTTTTGATGGTAATATAAGTAATATTGAAAAATTAGTTGACAAAAAAGTTTATGAAGATTTTTCAAATTCTATTTCAAAAAGAAAGACTGATGATAACTTGGTCAAATCAAGTCTTATTGGTATAGATGAATTAAAAATTATTTCTGCAAGAATAGAGGATAAAAATATATACATTACAACACGTATAGTAGGACAATTTATTTCTTGTTCTTATGATAAGGAAGGTACTTTGCTTCCTGATAAACCAGAAGTTTTTGGTAAGGTTGTTGATGTTTGGACTTTTATGAATGTGATTTCTGCTGATAATTCTAACTGGAAGTTAATTTCTACGGAGTAA
- the secB gene encoding protein-export chaperone SecB, protein MAKIDDSEKQVFSVVNQYIKDLSFEAPESPVFFIKEQNKQPKIQINVQVNSNSISDDCFDVLLSFNIEAKIDEKVIFILELSYGGVFRITNFSKENMPLILLVECPRLLFPFVRQIISNTVKDAGFPPLMIDNIDFLKLLKKDKYLKGDTY, encoded by the coding sequence ATGGCAAAAATTGATGATAGTGAAAAACAAGTATTCTCTGTTGTAAATCAATACATAAAAGACTTGTCTTTCGAAGCTCCTGAATCTCCTGTTTTTTTTATTAAAGAACAAAACAAACAACCTAAAATACAAATCAACGTACAGGTAAATTCAAATTCAATTTCTGATGATTGCTTTGATGTTCTGTTATCATTCAATATTGAAGCTAAAATTGATGAAAAGGTAATTTTTATTTTAGAATTGTCATATGGAGGAGTTTTTAGAATTACTAATTTTTCAAAAGAAAACATGCCTTTAATTTTATTGGTTGAATGTCCTAGGCTTCTTTTCCCTTTTGTTAGACAAATTATATCAAATACAGTAAAAGATGCTGGTTTTCCTCCTCTTATGATTGATAATATTGATTTTTTAAAATTATTAAAAAAAGATAAGTATCTTAAAGGAGATACATACTAA
- the dnaQ gene encoding DNA polymerase III subunit epsilon — MRKIIFDIETTGLNKKEDRIIQIGAVELVDYSITGRTFEVLINPDGKKISSGAFKVHGISDESLKDKPTFDLIFPKLRDFFNDQNPELIAHNANFDVGFINAELKRIQEETLKYKIVDTLAIAKSKHPSAKNDLNSLCKRYGIDTSHRLKHSALLDCKLLADVYIRMVGGLQIDLNLVNTEHLHHKKEKNIPCLKRKKELLPRITKVELDKHFSMIQKIGKKSIWNKYIFDQ; from the coding sequence ATGCGCAAGATAATATTTGATATAGAAACTACAGGTCTTAATAAGAAAGAAGACAGAATTATTCAAATTGGCGCTGTTGAACTAGTAGATTATTCTATAACAGGTCGAACTTTTGAAGTTTTAATTAATCCTGATGGTAAAAAAATAAGTTCTGGTGCTTTTAAAGTACATGGTATAAGTGATGAATCGTTAAAAGATAAACCTACTTTTGATTTAATTTTTCCTAAATTGCGTGATTTTTTTAATGATCAAAATCCTGAACTTATAGCACATAATGCAAATTTTGATGTAGGTTTTATAAATGCGGAATTAAAGAGAATCCAAGAAGAAACTTTAAAATATAAAATTGTTGATACCTTGGCTATCGCAAAGAGTAAGCATCCATCTGCTAAAAATGATTTAAATTCTCTTTGCAAAAGATATGGTATAGATACCTCACATCGCTTAAAGCACAGTGCTTTATTAGATTGTAAGCTTCTTGCGGATGTTTACATACGTATGGTTGGTGGATTACAGATTGATCTGAATTTAGTAAATACAGAACATCTGCATCATAAAAAAGAAAAAAATATCCCATGTTTAAAAAGAAAAAAAGAACTTTTACCTAGAATAACAAAAGTAGAATTAGACAAACACTTTAGCATGATCCAAAAGATTGGTAAAAAATCTATTTGGAATAAGTATATTTTTGATCAATAA
- the coaE gene encoding dephospho-CoA kinase (Dephospho-CoA kinase (CoaE) performs the final step in coenzyme A biosynthesis.) has product MLVVGLTGSIGTGKTTIAEFLRNKKIPVISSDNIVDKLYQYDAVEIIRKIFPETIHNNRVDKPSLLNKFKESPENLEIIENIIHPMVRSCEQKFLSEMFNRGEKIVFFETPLIFEKNKEHFFDLIVVVTCSFETKLNRVLSRKKYTEENFLFLLSKQMDEKEKIDRADYVINTECKIEGIEKKINKMLNNFYKIIDENKKCAR; this is encoded by the coding sequence GTGTTAGTTGTAGGATTAACTGGATCTATAGGTACAGGAAAAACAACGATAGCTGAATTTTTAAGAAATAAAAAAATTCCAGTTATAAGTTCTGATAATATAGTTGATAAACTATATCAGTATGATGCTGTAGAGATAATTAGGAAAATTTTTCCTGAAACAATTCATAATAATAGAGTAGATAAGCCTTCTTTATTAAATAAATTTAAAGAATCTCCAGAAAATTTAGAAATTATTGAAAATATTATTCATCCAATGGTTAGGTCATGTGAACAAAAATTTTTATCAGAAATGTTTAATAGAGGTGAAAAAATAGTTTTTTTTGAAACTCCTTTAATTTTTGAAAAAAACAAAGAGCATTTTTTTGATTTAATAGTTGTTGTTACTTGTAGTTTTGAAACTAAGCTTAATCGTGTTTTGTCTAGAAAAAAATATACTGAGGAAAATTTTCTTTTTCTTTTATCCAAACAAATGGATGAAAAAGAAAAGATAGATCGTGCTGATTATGTTATAAATACGGAATGCAAAATTGAAGGAATAGAAAAAAAAATCAATAAAATGCTGAATAATTTTTATAAAATAATTGATGAAAATAAAAAATGCGCAAGATAA
- a CDS encoding Maf family protein has translation MSYSIILASSSVSRRIIMENAGIKFISVKSNIDERKVEKSLNLLEKINSAKIALILAERKALEVSIRYPDHIVIGCDQTMSLGDNIYHKPNNIIEAEQHLLDLSGKTHNLSSAYALVKNGKVLRNHISIAQLTMYNLSLDFIRKYLKKIGNKSLLSIGSYQIEKEGIQLFSSIKGSYFTVVGLPIIELISDLKKEKIID, from the coding sequence ATGTCATATTCTATAATTTTAGCATCTTCTAGCGTCTCACGCAGAATAATAATGGAGAATGCAGGTATTAAATTTATATCTGTTAAATCTAATATTGACGAAAGAAAAGTCGAAAAATCATTAAATTTATTAGAAAAAATTAACTCTGCAAAAATTGCATTGATACTTGCTGAAAGAAAAGCTTTAGAAGTAAGTATTCGTTACCCTGATCATATTGTTATAGGATGTGATCAGACTATGTCATTAGGAGATAATATCTATCATAAGCCTAATAACATTATTGAAGCTGAACAGCATTTATTGGATTTATCGGGTAAAACACATAACTTAAGCAGTGCGTATGCTTTAGTAAAAAACGGTAAGGTTTTACGTAATCATATTTCTATAGCACAATTAACTATGTATAATTTATCTTTGGATTTTATTAGAAAATATTTAAAAAAAATTGGTAATAAATCATTGCTCAGTATAGGATCTTATCAGATTGAAAAGGAAGGAATTCAATTGTTTAGTTCTATAAAAGGAAGCTATTTTACTGTAGTTGGACTACCTATTATAGAACTTATAAGTGATTTGAAAAAAGAAAAAATCATTGATTGA
- the hemE gene encoding uroporphyrinogen decarboxylase — MNQKILDVLQGNVINPPPIWLMRQAGRHLPEYLEIRKKYKNFLKMCYATKHVVELTLQPIIRYNFDAAILFSDILLVPNALGRNVRFIDNEGPRMDPIKSEKIFSLKPNIDSIISHFSPILKSISILRKKLPDHITLIGFCGAPWTVASYMITGCSTVDHSETRFFAYQNPIAFSWLLDIISDISAEYLISQIKAGADVIQIFDTHAGCLCEKEFENYSAKSVGRIISSVRKKIPNAKFISFAKGAGYMLKNYRRLTSSDAIGLDWTVPLSFAADLQKEGAVQGNLDPMRLLVGKQSMRDRVSEILDVLGSGPFIFNLGHGVVPQIKTKNVSDLVDFVRKGNIK; from the coding sequence ATGAATCAAAAAATATTAGATGTTTTACAAGGAAATGTAATTAATCCTCCTCCTATTTGGCTTATGAGACAAGCAGGAAGGCACTTGCCTGAATACTTAGAAATACGTAAGAAATATAAAAATTTTTTAAAAATGTGTTACGCGACTAAACATGTTGTTGAATTAACGCTTCAGCCAATAATAAGATATAACTTTGATGCTGCAATTTTATTTTCTGATATTTTATTAGTACCTAATGCGCTTGGAAGGAACGTTAGGTTTATAGATAATGAAGGACCAAGAATGGATCCTATAAAATCAGAAAAAATTTTTTCTCTTAAACCAAATATAGATTCTATAATAAGTCATTTTTCACCTATATTAAAATCAATTTCTATTTTACGTAAAAAATTGCCTGATCATATAACTCTAATAGGATTTTGTGGTGCTCCTTGGACTGTTGCATCTTATATGATAACAGGATGTTCTACAGTAGATCATTCTGAAACTAGGTTTTTTGCTTATCAAAATCCTATAGCTTTTAGTTGGCTATTAGATATTATTTCTGATATTTCTGCGGAATACTTAATATCTCAGATTAAAGCTGGTGCTGATGTTATTCAAATATTTGATACACATGCTGGTTGTCTTTGTGAAAAAGAATTTGAAAATTATTCTGCAAAATCAGTAGGTCGTATAATATCTTCCGTTAGAAAGAAAATTCCAAATGCTAAGTTTATTAGTTTTGCAAAAGGCGCTGGATATATGTTGAAAAATTATCGACGTTTAACCTCTTCTGATGCTATTGGTCTTGATTGGACAGTTCCTTTGTCTTTTGCAGCTGATTTACAAAAAGAGGGTGCTGTACAAGGAAATCTTGATCCAATGCGTTTACTGGTTGGAAAACAATCAATGAGAGATAGAGTAAGTGAAATCTTAGATGTATTAGGTTCTGGTCCATTTATTTTTAATCTTGGTCACGGTGTTGTTCCTCAAATTAAAACTAAGAATGTTTCTGATCTTGTTGATTTTGTACGAAAAGGAAATATTAAATGA
- the hemJ gene encoding protoporphyrinogen oxidase HemJ: MKFIVSDQDGKKAQSIAYISLLVFLITFVGFFFFFSSDFFLCIKSIHIISVISWMAGLLYMPRLFVYHSLISPEIDQYKTFEIMEERLLKVIMNPAMILSWLCGFYMIWVTRYSQIGWFRIKFFFVIILSAYHFYLVFLIREFKRHSSRHNCGYFKAINEIPTIIMITVVFLSVLKPF; the protein is encoded by the coding sequence ATGAAATTTATAGTATCAGACCAAGATGGTAAAAAAGCTCAATCTATAGCTTATATTTCTTTATTAGTTTTTCTTATTACCTTTGTTGGTTTCTTTTTCTTTTTTTCTTCTGATTTTTTTTTATGTATAAAAAGTATACATATAATATCTGTAATATCATGGATGGCAGGGTTACTATATATGCCTAGACTTTTTGTTTATCATAGCTTAATAAGTCCAGAAATTGATCAATATAAAACCTTTGAAATTATGGAGGAAAGACTTTTAAAGGTTATCATGAATCCAGCTATGATATTATCATGGTTATGTGGTTTTTATATGATATGGGTAACAAGATATTCTCAAATTGGATGGTTTCGAATAAAATTTTTTTTTGTTATTATTCTTTCTGCTTATCATTTTTATTTGGTGTTTTTAATAAGAGAATTTAAAAGACATTCATCTCGTCATAATTGTGGTTATTTTAAAGCTATTAATGAAATACCAACTATAATTATGATTACTGTTGTTTTCTTATCTGTTTTGAAGCCTTTTTAA